In Lachancea thermotolerans CBS 6340 chromosome H complete sequence, a single genomic region encodes these proteins:
- the RPC53 gene encoding DNA-directed RNA polymerase III subunit C53 (similar to uniprot|P25441 Saccharomyces cerevisiae YDL150W RPC53 RNA polymerase III subunit C53), producing the protein MSGTGRLPTLSQGNAKPSLKFKPKALARRSKEEREASVPKPAPEEIKKPFNNKKKYSKRENGPNGQRRIPKYLLNTRVVNAGFGAENFTGGGGDMRTGFIKTEGSNHDYLQKGLKAANEGDEGLDSEGEGATKINMGREYKSSELYASEEEDEDESSSADIDEEALQSKRLARFFPVRALRVKHDEVELVKKEIQDTMSDPTTRDPTPGLPKLEDPQDGGQGLQEVLNNRSLELQDKLNDLRLQNEFASVDSGEAMQEVALLNQDYRHIQKKIIKINNQPGKFMFFQLPAVLPDFEEPKPPAPDAVEEPTVKPENEDEKTEEPTKESQDSSKKPEDSAKKPEPETIQEPKPLAGRIGSLRIHKSGRLSVKIGNVEMDVSRGAENTFLQEVVALDEREEERTVELLGQIVGKAVVTPKF; encoded by the coding sequence ATGAGTGGTACCGGGCGTTTACCTACATTGAGCCAGGGCAATGCAAAGCCCAGCTTAAAATTCAAGCCTAAGGCTTTAGCTAGAAGATCaaaggaagaaagagaggcTTCTGTGCCAAAACCAGCGCCGgaagagatcaagaagcccTTCAAtaacaagaaaaagtatAGCAAACGAGAGAATGGTCCCAACGGTCAAAGAAGAATCCCAAAGTATCTTCTAAACACACGAGTGGTGAACGCAGGGTTTGGTGCTGAGAACTTCACAGGCGGCGGAGGTGACATGAGAACTGGGTTTATCAAAACCGAGGGTTCCAATCACGACTACCTTCAGAAGGGGCTAAAAGCTGCCAATGAAGGTGACGAAGGCCTCGACTCAGAAGGCGAAGGGGCCACAAAGATCAACATGGGTCGCGAGTATAAGTCGAGCGAGCTTTATGCCtccgaggaagaggacgaagatgagtCGAGTTCCGCAGATAtagatgaagaagcgctgCAATCAAAACGGCTGGCACGCTTTTTTCCAGTAAGAGCCCTGCGTGTAAAACATGACGAAGTAGAGCTGGTGAAAAAAGAGATCCAAGACACTATGTCGGACCCCACAACGAGAGATCCTACACCGGGACTACCGAAGCTGGAGGACCCTCAGGATGGTGGTCAGGGTTTgcaagaagttttgaacAACCGAAGccttgagcttcaggaCAAACTCAATGATTTGAGACTACAAAACGAGTTTGCGTCAGTCGACTCGGGGGAAGCCATGCAGGAGGTTGCTTTGCTCAACCAGGATTACAGACACATACAGAAAaagatcatcaaaatcaacaacCAGCCTGGCAAGTTCATGTTCTTCCAACTGCCTGCGGTGCTGCCTGACTTCGAAGAGCCGAAACCTCCGGCACCTGATGCCGTGGAAGAGCCTACAGTAAAGCCTGAAaacgaagatgaaaaaACAGAGGAGCCTACTAAAGAATCTCAGGATTCATCTAAAAAGCCAGAAGACTCAGCCAAAAAACCTGAACCCGAAACGATCCAAGAACCAAAGCCTCTAGCCGGACGCATCGGTTCTCTACGGATACACAAGTCTGGTAGACTTTCAGTAAAAATCGGCAACGTTGAGATGGATGTCAGCAGAGGTGCCGAGAACACCTTTTTACAAGAGGTGGTCGCGCTGGATGAacgagaagaagagaggactgttgagcttcttggtcaaaTCGTAGGCAAGGCCGTTGTGACGCCCAAATTTTGA
- the ATG9 gene encoding autophagy protein ATG9 (similar to uniprot|Q12142 Saccharomyces cerevisiae YDL149W ATG9 Transmembrane protein involved in formation of Cvt and autophagic vesicles cycles between the pre-autophagosomal structure and other cytosolic punctate structures not found in autophagosomes), whose amino-acid sequence MDGSSSKYHEPERNTFLSRVFGPHSTEGNSMGNTEMTQIQASEQSFVQSGGMRMIESDQGSSSDDDASFEREEDDSRVRAFHGIQSVVLDADSDAGSSSGAGSIASVQKLGQGADSDSEYQERRPGAEEDNNDEDSPLFRQNLKSLDFKSPSPVPAGPSVGFGPEVSDRRAFKSKFIDKHTQFLKLGKDEAEAESFLFRKNSAWDEENQQPKAQTNVPRIFGNFAAIGNTPAARLHTLSPRERALWKWANVENLDIFLQEVYNYYLGNGFYCICIEKALNIATLLFVVFISTFMGCCIDYSKLPHSTKISEVYVHKCYSTQISGTTKVLLWGFYIFVALKVAQFYFDVRALRDIHNFYSFLLNISDKELQTVSWQKVIKQIMLLKDQNAVTANVAEVKAKNRIDAHDVANRIMRRENYLIALFNNDILDLTLPIPLYRTSTLTKTLEWNLNLCIIGFAFNESGYLKQSFLKSSQRSYLEEELRKRFMLAGFLNIILSPFLVAYFILLYFFRYFNEYKTSPSALSSRQYTPIAEWKFREYNELYHLFQKRLGLSVEVANNYIDQFPKEKTNIIMKFIAFVSGSFVAILALLTVFDPENFLNFEITKDKSVLFYISVFGTVWAICKNSVSGQYRVFDPEESLREVVSYLHYKPKEWEGKYHTEDVKQDFCKLFNLRVILLLRELASLVMTPFILWFSLPKSSGKIVDFMREVSVYVDGLGYVCKYATFEVQGRHHDAKSRASRIIKNHQNFDAPQGYDESEHSSASDSEDDDKSVNKMMRSYMYFLDSYQNNDNEVGKHQLPKSGRNGKGPGNVDWLNTNYSWKRQFQPGQRPGDFQGNNVGYSSSMPTGTKDPVTKRSSEFKADSRSTGRGQTRFDSSLGESFINSVPLGEYRHLDRAEEVPGGNGVLGLLNQYYKKSDVGR is encoded by the coding sequence ATGGATGGCAGTAGTTCTAAATATCATGAGCCAGAAAGAAATACATTTCTATCACGGGTTTTCGGTCCCCACTCTACTGAAGGAAACTCAATGGGCAATACCGAAATGACCCAGATACAAGCTAGCGAGCAGTCTTTTGTCCAAAGCGGCGGCATGAGAATGATAGAATCAGATCAGGGTAGTTCCTCAGATGACGACGCCTCTTTTGAGCGGGAAGAAGATGACAGTAGGGTGCGCGCATTTCATGGGATCCAAAGCGTGGTTCTTGACGCTGACTCTGACGCAGGAAGCTCGAGTGGTGCTGGCTCTATCGCTTCAGTTCAAAAGTTGGGTCAAGGCGCAGATAGTGATAGTGAGTACCAAGAAAGACGGCCAGGGGCCGAGGAAGATAACAATGACGAGGATTCACCGTTATTTCGACAGAACCTGAAATCCCTTGATTTCAAAAGCCCTTCCCCCGTACCGGCTGGACCGTCCGTAGGGTTTGGACCAGAAGTCTCGGATCGGCgcgctttcaaaagcaagTTCATCGACAAGCATACACAGTTTCTAAAACTCGGCAAGGACGAGGCAGAGGCTGAAAGTTTTCTGTTTCGGAAGAATTCAGCGTGGGATGAGGAAAATCAGCAGCCTAAGGCTCAGACTAATGTTCCTCGTATATTCGGAAATTTTGCCGCCATTGGCAACACACCTGCGGCTAGGCTTCACACACTGAGCCCGCGGGAAAGGGCTCTATGGAAATGGGCAAACGTGGAGAACCTCGATATTTTTTTGCAAGAGGTTTACAATTATTATTTGGGGAACGGATTTTATTGTATTTGCATAGAGAAAGCACTCAATATAGCTACGTTGCTCTTTGTGGTTTTTATATCTACTTTTATGGGTTGCTGTATTGACTATTCGAAGCTTCCTCACAGCACCAAAATATCAGAGGTGTACGTTCACAAGTGTTACTCCACTCAGATATCCGGTACTACAAAGGTTCTTCTGTGGGGATTCTACATTTTCGTAGCGCTTAAAGTCGCACAGTTCTACTTTGACGTTCGAGCCCTCAGAGATATTCACAACTTTTACTCCTTCCTTCTCAATATATCAGACAAGGAATTGCAGACCgtttcttggcaaaaagTGATCAAACAAATTATGCTATTGAAAGATCAAAACGCTGTTACTGCAAACGTTGCAGAGGTCAAAGCAAAAAACCGTATTGATGCTCACGATGTTGCCAACCGAATCATGAGGAGGGAAAACTATCTTATTGCCCTATTTAACAATGACATTCTGGACCTAACATTACCAATTCCTCTCTATCGAACAAGCACTTTGACAAAAACGCTGGAGTGGAATTTGAATCTTTGCATTATAGGCTTCGCCTTTAACGAATCTGGGTATCTCAAGCAGAGCTTTTTAAAATCCTCACAAAGGTCTtaccttgaagaagaattaCGAAAAAGATTTATGCTAGCAGGGTTCCTGAACATAATTCTTTCGCCATTCCTTGTTGCTTATTTCATTCTTCTTTACTTCTTCAGATACTTCAACGAATACAAAACGAGTCCCAGCGCGCTGAGCTCCCGGCAGTATACTCCAATTGCAGAATGGAAGTTCAGAGAGTATAACGAACTTTAccatctttttcaaaagcggCTAGGCCTTAGTGTTGAAGTAGCAAATAACTACATCGATCAGTTTCCAAAGGAAAAGACAAACATAATCATGAAGTTTATTGCGTTCGTTTCCGGCTCGTTTGTCGCAATTTTGGCTCTTCTAACTGTTTTTGACCCTGAGAATTTcctcaactttgaaatcacAAAAGACAAATCGGTTTTGTTTTACATCAGTGTATTCGGTACAGTCTGGGCGAtttgcaaaaactctgTTTCCGGGCAGTACAGAGTTTTTGACCCCGAAGAGTCTCTCCGAGAGGTGGTAAGCTACTTGCACTATAAGCCAAAAGAATGGGAGGGAAAGTACCATACTGAAGATGTCAAGCAAGACTTTTGCAAATTGTTCAATCTTAGGGTGATATTATTGCTACGTGAGCTGGCGAGTTTGGTGATGACGCCATTCATCCTATGGTTTTCTTTACCTAAGTCGTCTGGTAAAATTGTGGATTTCATGAGAGAGGTTTCGGTCTATGTTGATGGTTTGGGATATGTTTGCAAATATGCCACCTTTGAAGTCCAAGGCCGCCATCATGACGCGAAAAGTCGCGCATCCCGTATTATAAAAAaccatcaaaattttgatgccCCTCAGGGGTACGATGAAAGTGAGCACAGCTCCGCGTCAGATAgtgaagatgatgataaGAGTGTGAACAAAATGATGCGCTCATACATGTACTTCTTGGATAGCTATCAAAATAACGATAATGAAGTGGGAAAGCATCAGCTGCCTAAAAGCGGCCGCAATGGAAAGGGTCCCGGCAATGTAGATTGGTTGAATACGAATTACTCTTGGAAGAGGCAATTTCAACCAGGGCAACGTCCTGGAGACTTCCAGGGCAATAATGTGGGTTATTCGTCTAGCATGCCAACAGGTACAAAAGATCCTGTCACCAAAAGGTCGTCAGAATTTAAAGCCGACTCTCGTAGTACGGGAAGGGGGCAGACACGTTTTGACAGTTCTCTCGGAGAATCCTTTATCAATTCTGTTCCTCTTGGCGAATACAGGCACCTTGACagagctgaagaagtacCCGGTGGTAATGGCGTACTTGGCCTTCTAAATCAATATTATAAAAAGTCAGATGTTGGTAGGTAA
- the NOP14 gene encoding snoRNA-binding rRNA-processing protein NOP14 (similar to uniprot|Q99207 Saccharomyces cerevisiae YDL148C NOP14 Nucleolar protein forms a complex with Noc4p that mediates maturation and nuclear export of 40S ribosomal subunits also present in the small subunit processome complex which is required for processing of pre-18S rRNA): MAGSQLKNLKNALKEQGFTGQTNVKGSKKLKRKAKEYDRDERTKAIARIREQFNPFDVKMNRDKRGAEAKRVAQPVGKPGISKQIGEEQRKQVYEAKKKSKNRLGGLLDRRFGENFKGLTEEEKMLERFTREKQSQASSRRSLFNLDDDDDAGDDDVYGEKLTHYGKSLSFQDDFQEDDLGLDEDTGNKGSSKRSEREFGDENAELPARKKTKAEVMKEVIAKSKFYKQERQKAQEKLEDDIQDVDDEFEDVMAELNSLPKAKKTDQNNSKEFDKEYDTKVRELGLDRRAAPAERTKTEEELEKENEEKRQKLEQARLDRMRGMFGEEEDQGVEDLGEEFWAGEDSENEDLNETDGSELEDVELPGGDETKSFGGKSKAVSVIPCPQTEEELKDFLQSYELREHPNMVKEIIRTYQPSLAMGNKGKLGVFTGVLLRHILSLSVSYDDSHLELFGSVQNSLIAILRSMAQKYNEPLSETCREITSEIQERFKNERSHGLSTADLIFFTLVGYIFSTSDHYHLVVTPCNVLIGELLEQTKLNSFQNVFFCAVLARISLSYQNMGKRLVPELVYFFEKSLVTLLPLTSKEKSSSGLAHIIQDSEDLNAPQKLDLAAIGSHNLNLRQAMSQDYVPNDQEKSALLCNILASLEEAISLVWKELSSFQELTLSFKRILSAFSQIYEDFEKPKVILEKIEKFEKFHEHFPLSLQNHRPVSIPSHVPKYEENFNPDKKSYDPDRTRNEVNKMKAQLKKERKFTMKEIRKDTRFEARQQIETKKKDYADYHSKMARIINQISTEEGMEKGKYEREKKLRNSKK, from the coding sequence ATGGCCGGGTCTCAGCTGAAGAACCTtaaaaatgctttgaaagagcaggGTTTCACGGGCCAAACTAATGTGAAAGGCtccaaaaaactgaagcGAAAGGCTAAGGAATACGACCGTGATGAAAGGACGAAGGCTATTGCCAGAATTCGGGAGCAGTTCAATCCTTTCGATGTGAAAATGAACCGTGACAAAAGAGGTGCGGAAGCGAAAAGAGTCGCGCAGCCTGTTGGCAAACCCGGGATTTCGAAACAGATCGGCGAAGAGCAGAGAAAGCAGGTTTacgaagccaagaagaagagtaAAAACAGACTTGGTGGGCTGCTTGACAGAAGATTTGGTGAGAACTTTAAGGGCTTGACCGAGGAGGAAAAAATGCTCGAACGTTTTACCAGGGAAAAGCAGAGCCAAGCTTCGTCAAGAAGATCGCTCTTTAACTTggatgacgatgacgatgcTGGCGACGATGATGTATATGGAGAAAAACTTACGCATTATGGAAAGTCACTTTCGTTTCAAGACGATTTCCAAGAGGACGACCTTGGTTTAGATGAGGACACCGGAAACAAAGGCTCCTCTAAAAGAAGCGAGCGCGAGTTTGGTGATGAAAATGCCGAACTACCTGCTaggaagaagacaaaaGCTGAGGTCATGAAAGAGGTTATTGCCAAGTCAAAATTTTAcaagcaagaaagacaaaagGCGCAGGAGAAATTGGAAGACGATATTCAGGATGTCGACGACGAATTTGAAGACGTCATGGCAGAGCTTAACTCCCTGccaaaagccaaaaaaactGATCAAAATAACAGCAAGGAGTTTGATAAGGAATATGATACGAAGGTTAGGGAGCTCGGCCTCGATAGAAGAGCCGCACCAGCTGAGCGAACGAAGaccgaagaagaactcgagaaagaaaatgaagaaaaacgTCAAAAATTGGAGCAAGCAAGGCTCGATAGAATGAGAGGCATGTTTGgtgaggaagaagatcaaggcgTCGAAGACCTGGGTGAAGAATTCTGGGCAGGCGAAGATTCTGAGAACGAAGATTTGAATGAAACTGATGGTAGTGAACTCGAGGATGTTGAGCTCCCTGGTGGTGACGAAACTAAATCTTTCGGGGGAAAGAGTAAAGCCGTTTCTGTAATCCCTTGTCCCCAAACTGAGGAAGAACTGAAGGATTTTTTACAAAGTTATGAGCTTAGAGAGCATCCTAACATGGTGAAAGAAATAATTAGAACGTACCAGCCAAGTCTAGCTATGGGGAACAAAGGAAAACTGGGGGTGTTCACTGGCGTCCTTTTGAGACACATACTTTCTCTCTCAGTGTCATACGATGATTCCCACCTTGAGCTGTTTGGCAGTGTTCAAAACTCGTTGATCGCTATTCTCAGGTCAATGGCTCAAAAGTACAACGAGCCATTATCAGAGACCTGTCGAGAAATTACAAGCGAGATCCAAGAAAGGTTTAAGAACGAAAGGTCACATGGACTTTCAACCGCGGACCTTATTTTCTTCACCCTCGTCGGCTATATTTTCTCCACTTCAGACCATTACCATCTGGTTGTAACACCCTGCAACGTTTTGATAGGCGAACTCTTAGAGCAAACAAAGCTCAACAGCTTCCagaatgttttcttttgcGCTGTTCTAGCAAgaatatctttgagctACCAAAACATGGGTAAGAGACTCGTACCAGAGCTCGTTtacttttttgagaagtCTTTGGTAACATTGCTGCCTCTAACCTCGAAAGAAAAATCATCTAGTGGCTTAGCGCATATCATTCAAGATTCAGAAGACCTGAACGCCCCTCAAAAGCTGGACTTAGCTGCTATCGGTTCCCATAATTTAAATCTCCGTCAGGCAATGTCGCAGGACTATGTTCCAAATGACCAAGAAAAGTCTGCCCTTTTGTGCAACATCCTAGCTTCACTCGAAGAGGCGATTTCTTTGGTGTGGAAGGAACTTTcctcttttcaagagctcaccttatctttcaaaagaatacTTTCAGCATTTTCGCAAATCTAcgaagattttgagaaacCAAAAGTTATTCTGGAGAAAATTGAGAAATTCGAAAAGTTTCATGAACATTTCCCTCTCTCGCTGCAGAATCATCGCCCCGTGAGTATTCCTTCGCACGTTCCAAAGTATGAAGAGAACTTCAATCCAGACAAAAAGTCTTACGACCCAGATAGAACTAGAAACGAAGTAAACAAGATGAAGGCCcaattgaagaaggagcGTAAGTTCACTATGAAAGAGATTCGTAAAGACACGAGGTTTGAGGCTAGACAGCAAATTGaaacgaagaaaaaggacTATGCTGATTATCACTCTAAAATGGCGCGCATCATCAACCAAATTAGCACAGAGGAGGGAATGGAAAAAGGAAAGTACgaaagagagaagaagctACGTAATAGCAAGAAGTAG
- the RPN5 gene encoding proteasome regulatory particle lid subunit RPN5 (highly similar to uniprot|Q12250 Saccharomyces cerevisiae YDL147W RPN5 Essential, non-ATPase regulatory subunit of the 26S proteasome lid) produces the protein MSRDAPLKAEKDYTEILKEELPKIEVLAQNDTQGALDKLLVLEKKTRQSSDLESSKKVLASIVELLVGKNQWGELDEQLIALSKKHGQLKMSVQFMVQKIMEHLEQLQDLKTKVKAIETIRTVTENKIFVEVERARVTRILTEIRRSEGDIDQATDLLCSLQVETFGSMDMYEKIGFILEQMELSILRGDYSQATVLSRKVLRKTFKNEKYEALKLDYFELLIKIGLHKRDYLQVAQYYQEIYNTESIKKDEAKWKHALTHVVLFLVLTPYDNLQNDLIHKVQLDNNLKKLEKPESLVKLFTTAELMRWPFVKESYESFLNSDDVAFGKNNAHWEDLRKRVIEHNLRVVSKYYTRINLSRLNELLDLTETETERFISDLVNQGVIYAKINRPAKIVNFGRPKNSSLLLNEWSQNVDQLLEHIETIGHLITKEEILHGLKGN, from the coding sequence ATGTCTAGAGACGCACCTTTGAAAGCGGAAAAGGATTATACTGAAATTCTGAAGGAAGAGCTTCCTAAAATTGAGGTCTTAGCTCAAAATGATACACAAGGTGCTTTGGACAAGCTACTGGTGCTTGAGAAGAAAACTCGGCAGTCATCCGACTTAgagtcatcaaaaaaagttcTAGCGAGTATTGTTGAACTCCTTGTCGGCAAAAACCAATGGGGCGAACTGGATGAGCAACTTATTGCGCTGTCTAAGAAACACGGGCAACTGAAAATGTCCGTGCAGTTCATGGTTCAGAAGATCATGGAACACCTGGAACAGCTGCAGGACCTAAAAACAAAGGTTAAAGCAATTGAAACCATCAGAACGGTCACCGAGAACAAGATATTCGTCGAGGTCGAGAGAGCGCGTGTCACGCGTATTCTAACCGAAATTCGCAGATCAGAAGGAGACATTGACCAGGCAACCGATCTGTTGTGCTCATTACAGGTCGAGACATTCGGTTCGATGGACATGTACGAGAAGATTGGGTTCATTCTCGAGCAGATGGAGCTAAGCATCCTCAGGGGTGACTACTCACAGGCAACCGTTCTTTCGCGcaaggttttgagaaagacaTTTAAGAACGAGAAGTACGAGGCCCTGAAGCTGGACTATTTCGAACTCCTGATCAAAATTGGCCTCCATAAGCGCGATTATCTCCAGGTTGCACAGTACTATCAAGAAATATACAACACCGAGAGCATTAAAAAGGACGAGGCTAAGTGGAAGCATGCGTTGACGCATGTCGTACTTTTCCTGGTGCTGACCCCATACGACAATCTCCAGAACGATTTGATTCACAAAGTTCAGCTCGACAAcaatctcaaaaagttggaaaaaCCAGAGTCTTTGGTGAAGTTGTTCACAACAGCCGAACTAATGAGGTGGCCGTTCGTGAAGGAGTCTTATGAATCGTTTTTGAATTCAGACGATGTCGCGTTTGGCAAAAACAACGCGCATTGGGAGGATCTAAGGAAAAGGGTTATTGAGCACAACTTGAGGGTTGTTTCCAAATACTACACACGCATTAACTTGTCGAGACTCAATGAGCTCCTAGATCTGACAGAAACTGAAACTGAAAGATTTATCAGCGATTTGGTCAATCAAGGTGTTATCTATGCCAAGATCAACAGACCGGCTAAAATTGTAAATTTCGGCAGACCCAAGAACTCAAGCTTACTTCTGAACGAGTGGTCGCAAAATGTTgatcagcttttggaacaCATTGAAACAATAGGTCATTTGATCACCAAGGAGGAAATCTTGCATGGATTGAAGGGGAACTAG
- the ATG38 gene encoding Atg38p (weakly similar to uniprot|Q05789 Saccharomyces cerevisiae YLR211C Hypothetical ORF), translating into MQLRDRKFSESIETYKKSAEAINQLEIQHKSIANVGDLKQALNLLKKDLNRKIREIQILGKFSAQSSPIETNDTASHEPMAAYRLSGFQNNILAIVRGKTDPKSGVSASEIENSISKEVSQLFKSFALIDQQKFKEYDNKVEQLVRENRKLTGQIVKLKERWDSLVESARQKRNQQNE; encoded by the coding sequence ATGCAGCTTCGCGATAGGAAGTTCAGTGAATCAATTGAAACTTACAAAAAGAGCGCCGAGGCAATTAACCAACTTGAGATCCAGCACAAGAGCATCGCGAACGTTGGAGATCTGAAGCAAGCCTTGAActtactgaagaaagatctCAACAGGAAAATACGAGAGATCCAAATACTCGGGAAGTTCAGCGCTCAGAGCTCCCCCATTGAAACAAACGACACTGCATCTCACGAACCTATGGCAGCATACAGACTAAGCGGATTTCAAAATAATATATTGGCCATTGTCAGAGGAAAGACAGACCCAAAGTCCGGCGTTTCAGCCTCTGAAATAGAAAACTCCATATCCAAAGAAGTTTCccaacttttcaaaagctttgctCTCATAGATCAGCAGAAATTCAAAGAGTATGACAATAAGGTTGAACAGCTTGTCAGGGAGAATCGAAAGTTAACCGGGCAAATTGTGAAACTGAAAGAACGTTGGGATAGCTTGGTGGAAAGCGctcgtcaaaaaaggaaCCAACAGAACGAATAA
- the LDB17 gene encoding Ldb17p (similar to uniprot|Q12342 Saccharomyces cerevisiae YDL146W Protein of unknown function green fluorescent protein (GFP)-fusion protein localizes to the cell periphery cytoplasm bud and bud neck) has protein sequence MERGSSSPDDEEPNAAYSPSIFWEEMEHLLKVPDVTDETQVNTALVKYIKHGSDSYQKCVKTEQGLYRLGVTFTESTMFHRNKMFVVSKLLSLLSVDLLECNLKFIISYIILCASKSDLSVLELLVEFQGFTVVYNNLYSTFAYLNRYGEDIAPSSSSGPRSDAGTEIESEIIESLKQVSTILMDILFQIFKYSKCDIVNLSIVDDFFVYYLMRTMRSETTEDIFNNAKFKLLLALNEQYMIFSYQYELENRVYKYLVDSTVSKSFVELLLLKFNRVTDRSLQIMLCKIVYLILTMDESYAKDFFYLNDLHVLVDVLIRELNNIADDEELIRNTVLRVLFPLLRNTELAQTQYRRSDLIDILQHLSSLDNVCSSGETKDEHRTTVRLAQKCLKQIDWLQVPVVDTSDQTVPVYSDDSREMSVSTGSLSSPYDFQEKHLYGNYDASLSAESITKRLQPPPPPPARKHPHRLGSGQKIAQFRPKS, from the coding sequence ATGGAGCGCGGTTCATCATCACccgatgatgaagaaccCAATGCTGCATATTCTCCTAGTATTTTTTGGGAGGAGATGGAACATCTGCTTAAAGTCCCCGATGTGACCGATGAAACCCAGGTTAATACTGCGTTGGTCAAATACATAAAACATGGTTCCGATagttatcaaaaatgtgTCAAGACCGAGCAAGGCCTTTACCGACTTGGAGTAACATTCACTGAATCGACGATGTTTCACAGAAATAAGATGTTTGTGGTGAGCAAATTGTTGTCGTTGCTCAGTGTGGATCTTCTGGAGTGTAACCTGAAATTTATTATAAGCTACATCATATTGTgcgcttcaaaaagcgaCCTTTCTGTATTGGAATTGTTGGTGGAATTCCAGGGCTTTACTGTTGTTTACAATAATCTCTACAGCACCTTTGCGTATTTGAATCGATATGGCGAAGATATTGCTCCCAGCTCGAGCTCAGGCCCCAGGTCGGATGCTGGAACTGAAATTGAGTCTGAAATCATTGAGAGCCTAAAGCAAGTTTCCACAATATTAATGGATATTCTCTTCCAAATATTCAAATACTCAAAATGCGACATCGTCAATCTAAGTATTGTAGACGACTTCTTTGTCTACTACCTCATGCGGACTATGAGATCGGAAACTACGGAAGATATATTCAACAATGCAAAATTTAAGTTGTTGCTTGCATTGAATGAGCAGTACATGATATTTTCTTACCAATACGAATTGGAAAATCGTGTTTACAAATACTTGGTTGACAGCACAGTTTCCAAGAGCTTTGTCGAGCTGTtacttttgaaattcaaTAGGGTTACCGATAGATCGCTCCAAATTATGCTGTGTAAGATCGTTTACCTCATTTTGACGATGGATGAGAGCTATGCTAAAGACTTTTTCTATCTGAACGATCTTCACGTTTTAGTCGATGTCTTGATCCGGgagctcaacaacattgCTGACGACGAGGAGCTTATTAGGAACACTGTGTTGAGAGTACTCTTTCCTTTGCTAAGAAACACAGAGCTTGCTCAAACGCAGTATCGCAGATCAGATTTAATTGACATTCTACAGCATCTGTCCTCTCTCGATAACGTGTGTTCCTCGGGTGAGACAAAAGATGAACATAGAACAACGGTGAGATtggctcaaaaatgtttgaagCAAATTGATTGGTTGCAGGTCCCTGTTGTCGACACTTCCGACCAGACCGTGCCAGTATATAGTGACGATTCTAGGGAAATGAGCGTAAGTACAGGCTCATTATCTTCCCCTTACGACTTTCAGGAGAAGCACCTCTATGGCAACTACGATGCTTCATTATCGGCGGAGTCTATTACGAAGCGATTGCAgcctcctcctcctccgcCAGCAAGAAAGCATCCACACCGCCTCGGTAGTGGACAAAAAATAGCACAATTCAGGCCAAAATCCTGA